One segment of Falco peregrinus isolate bFalPer1 chromosome 4, bFalPer1.pri, whole genome shotgun sequence DNA contains the following:
- the STX19 gene encoding syntaxin-19 has product MRDRLQELKLRAKELQIAGENNGATVQEEELEEFEQQAIIYEKEPITERHLHEIQKLQNDINNLVEEVHKFSQQQKSLLSSMRRFSVLKKESNIAREIKIQAEHIRKCLDELSKTVKKAENEHGPSRAAVRILASQHAFLSQRYVNAMLSYNDAITAKQEKCRKFIVRQLEVAGKEVSEDEVNDMLQQGKWEIFNENLLTEVKITKAQLSEIEQRHKELVNLENQIKDIKELFIQISVLVEEQGEMINNIEISMNNTQEYTQVSKEKFGLAVKYRKRNPCKAICCWCCPCCK; this is encoded by the coding sequence ATGAGAGACCGCCTCCAAGAGCTTAAACTGCGAGCTAAGGAACTACAGATAGCTGGAGAAAACAACGGTGCAACTGTACAAGAAGAAGAGCTGGAGGAGTTTGAACAGCAGGccattatttatgaaaaagagCCCATAACTGAAAGGCACTTGCACGAAATCCAGAAGCTTCAGAATGACATTAACAATTTGGTGGAGGAAGTTCATAAATTCagtcaacaacaaaaaagcctaCTATCTTCAATGAGAAGATTCAGTGTTCTTAAAAAGGAATCTAACAtagcaagagaaataaaaattcaagcAGAGCACATACGAAAATGTTTGGATGAACTTtcaaaaacagtgaaaaaagctgaaaatgaacaTGGGCCATCACGTGCCGCAGTAAGAATTCTGGCTTCCCAGCATGCTTTCTTATCCCAGCGTTACGTAAATGCTATGCTTTCATACAACGATGCCATAACTGCTAAgcaagagaaatgcagaaaatttatTGTCCGTCAGCTTGAAGTAGCTGGTAAAGAGGTATCTGAGGACGAAGTCAATGACATGCTCCAACAAGGAAAATGGGAGATTTTCAATGAAAATCTACtcactgaagtaaaaattaCCAAAGCTCAGCTTTCAGAGATTGAACAGAGACATAAAGAACTAGTGAATCTGGAGAACCAGATCAAAGACATAAAGGAACTTTTTATCCAGATATCAGTTCTGGTGGAGGAACAAGGGGAGATGATCAACAACATTGAAATCAGTATGAACAACACTCAAGAATACACTCAAGTATCTAAAGAAAAATTTGGGCTTGCAGTCAAGTATCGAAAAAGAAACCCTTGCAAAGCAATATGCTGCTGGTGTTGTCCATGCTGCAaatga